DNA from Musa acuminata AAA Group cultivar baxijiao chromosome BXJ1-5, Cavendish_Baxijiao_AAA, whole genome shotgun sequence:
TTCCCCATTATTTAAAAACTGAGATCTAATGCATATATGCTTGATTTGCCTTCTGACTTAAATATTAGTCCATTTCTCAATGTGGAGGATTGAATTCCATATCATGATAATTTTGAGCTTCCTTCTCTATCTACCAGTGTTCTTGTAAGCAACATTTTTTATTTCGCACCGTGCAACCCGATACGGGTGAGATGTACCGATCCGCCAGCCTATCGGCATGTGTACCGCTCGCTACCGATACGATTCTTCTTCCTAGATCTCGGAGTCAGGGTGCAGAACCCATCATTTCGATCATAAGAGAGGAGCAGgagtaggagagagagagagagagagagagagagagagagagagagaggagaaaacaAGGGGGAGGGGTGGGATTGTGTGTCTTGAGGCTGGATAAGTGCGTGGGAGGGCAGCGGAGCTCGTTGGGAGGGATGCGGTGGCGACAAAGGAGGGCGACTAAGCGATGGGCTTCGACGCGAAAGGTGATGGGAGgatcgggagagagagagaggggtgggggGAAGGAGAAAGCGAGGGGGAGGGATGGGTTGTGCATCTCGAGGCCGGATAGGTGCGTAGGAGGGCAATGGAGCTCATTGGGAGGGAGATGGCGGCAACGAAGGAGGGCGACTAAGCGTTGGGCGTTGATGCGGAAGGTGATGggaggagcgagagagagagagagagagagagaggaaaggagaAAGTGATGGAGAGGGATGGGGTTGTGCGTCTCGAGGCCGAACATGTGCGTGGGAGGGTGACGGAGTTCGCTGGGAGGGACGCGACGACGACGAAGGAGGGCAACCAAGCGGCAGACATCAACATGGAAGGTGATGGATGGAGAGGATCGACGAGGCCCAAGGGTTGGATGGGGCCGATCCCATGTCTTATACCACCTTGTGGGTCACGGGTCCTAACCGATTGCGTCAAGTCAACTAACCCGCATCTGATGGTCGCTATGGTTGAACCAACCCGCATCCGCTCACTAGAATCTTAGCATATCGCTCGGTACGCCTCGGCATACCACTTGGTACTCTGGTAccgtactgtaccgtaccgagcaaggcTCGATACGTTAATATGGTACGAGATTAAAAACCTTTCTTGCAAGTGATAATCCTCCCAAAGTACCGACTCTCCCATGACACAAGGATAACATAGAGGTTATTCTTGATGACCACCTAGTTATGTCTGCTACTATCATCACACAACACTTTTGTCAAGTGACATGATTGTCCAGCTTCTTATGCTACTTGAATTACTTTGAAAGAACTTCGTGACTTTGTGCCAAACTTATTGGACCAGTATCTTGCAAGATCACTCGTCGGGATCGAGTTCTTTTCTACATGGAGAGAATGATGGAGAACCATATACCTTTATAAAGGATTTCATAACAGTTTATTCTACAGAAAGAAATCaactaaaaaattattaattagttGGCCTATAAACTCTAAGAGTTGTGTGAAAAATTAAAGAGTTTTTTGCTCTTTCTATGTGCTAACCTTGGAACTCTACATCTGTACTAAGTGCACTCTTTTTCTTCTCAGCTGTAATAAATTATCTTAAAGCTATTTAGGTCTCATCGAAATCACATTTTGAGTATCTAAGAGACATATAAGTTACCTAAGAGGTTACTCTTGGGAATCATTGCTTACATTGATTGTACTAATACTCCTAAACCCCTACTGGAGCTTGTCAATGAATAAGACACTTCAGATTTGAATGGAAAAAAATTATATCCTCTCTCTTCTAACTTCTTTCATTCCTCTCTAATCTctaatctcactcctctcttactctctctctctctctctacgtctCTCTTTCTGTTCTAAATCAACTTACTATGGTGGAAGGAGATTTCCTACTTTCGACATCTTAAACTAAtctcactcctctctctctctctctctctctctctctctctctctacttctctCTTTCTGTTCTAAATCAACTTGCTATGGTGGAAGGAGATTTCCTACTTCAGGTATCTTATGCTTGATGCATTAAATTCGTTCATGAATTTTATAAATGAGCCTGTGCCAGATGTTCAGGTGAAAGATAACTGGTTGAGATGTTCACAAGATGCAGCACATACTAAAGCAGAAGTTAGGATTGATAGAATCAGGACAGTTTAGAGCTTACTGCAATAACCAAGCAAGTTCATGCTGCTGTCCAAGTATACAACGATCCACTTGTTATCTCAATCAGAAACAGGTAACCGAAGCTCATTGATCAAGTCTTTATGACATCTGCAAGATCCTTAGGCTTAAGTTCTTTCAAGTTCGCTAGGATTTCTCAAAATATAGCAGTAGAAAAAGCATCCACTGTCCATCATGTAATTGATTCATATTAGTCCAACTGCTATTTGAATAAAATCTGTTCTTCAGAATTGCAAACATAAGCAAATATGACAATTAAAGTATCATCAGAACCATAGGTCTGCTTTTTTTTTATGAGGCGTATATGGCACTTGCCTTAGGCATATGCCTTCTCAAAGTCATTGAGGCTTAGTTTAGGTGAGGCAGAAGATTACAGCCTCAGTGGGCCTTGCACCTTAGGCATGTTCATCAGCATTGCCAATGGACTGAAAATCTCTATTTATGTTACCAGGGACCAACAAGCTTGATAGAGCAAAAATTTCAAGAAGCATTAATTTGAGCATTCCTTCAAGTctaaataaaatttgaaattctCTAGTTGATAATAGCCTCCATCAACGTTGCTCCTACACCAATACCTTATATTTTTCAGACATTTGGCTGCCTTGCTTAGATTCTATGCCCAAGTAAAGCACCCGAAATAGTAACCTCATGTTATCTACTGCTAGAACAATGTCGACACTCGAAACTTGTTGATATTAGGCCATCTTTTCAAAATTTGCAAGCAATTCAAACCTAGGAGACCaagatatataaatttataaagtgACAGTTCCAACAACTTTGGTGGATTTGCAAGTTTGGGCTAAATCCAGTTTTTAATGGTTTTGGCAATTTGAACTGGGACTGATAACTTTTAATTAAAAGATGCcactaaataataaaaatttttagTGGCAAAAAATAATCAGGATATATTTTGGTGCTCCCAGTGGTTTTTATTGTTTAAATCAATATGTACCAGTGATTCCCAATGGTTTTAACAAAAAATGTTCATCCTGGATATAACTGAAACTTAGATGATATCTGATTCTGGGACCTGATCCAAATGATCAATCTGTATTGGCAAGGACTGATACAAAAACCTCAATATATACCATTTGAAACTTAGAAGCCAATGGAAGACAAGTCCACTACATGAGCATATGGAGATCCTGGAGCACTCATATCATTTATCCTCCCTAATTACGACATCAATTGCAAGGCCACAAcctaattaaattaaattgagTTGGATGAAAGCCCTGACCATGCTAACACCTGAAACCCCCAAACTCACAAACTCCACCTGGTCTCATATTAGCCAACACTCAAAAATCCGATTTTGAGGACCGGGGTGTGTTAAGGATGGTCCGTTGATCATCCATAACCAAAATGTGATCTAGTCTATCACCGAGAGAAGCGCCTAATGATCACACGGAGCAATGAATCCCCAGAAAAACCCCATATTTCTAATCAATTTCCTCGCAATGAAATCTCGGATACCTTGATCAATCTATCCACGATTGCCGATCCACATTTCCACCGTAAGGAACAGATCCGCTGAACAGGTAAGACTCAAAGGCTTCCAAATTGAGGGCGAGAGTTTTCGTACCTGAGAAAGACGCAGCCGATTGGaaagaagcaggagaagaggatgGGGGTCGGCATCGAACCCTCACGATCAATCTCCACTACCCCACAAAACTCCTTTATGATCTGTGGAATTCGCAATCCGACGGCCCATAATTATTCTCTTGTTTGATAATGCTACTCCGTGGATCGGCTATTTAGCACAAACATAGAGAAGCCGAATATACCCAATAATTCAACAACACGTGGAATATTGGTATTAACGTCTGCCTTATGAAGCATTTCCATTGATGTATTATTGACCTTTTTTGTCAACTGATGCATTATTTCCACTACAGAAGTTTGTTTAGGATAAGAAATACTAACAAAATTGTATTAGTTTATGATATAACAATGTAGAATACATCCAATTAATTGAATCCAGTGTGACAACATCATTTGGTTCACTTTAGTTTGCTGCTCTTTCCACTTCCTTCTGTTCTTCCCTCCCCTCGAacttaatatctttttttttttttttctctctttggtgAATGCATCATTGTAGCTTTATCAACAGTGTTTTGTGACTCCTTAATGCCAACATAATAAGTTGAGGAAAGTGTTATTTAGATTTAAGTGTCCTGAGTGGACGACTTGCTTTGGACGATGGTGCATGCAATCATTGCAAGAGTCCACAGCCTCTCAATCTCTTGTGAGAGGAATATTGGCATTGCAGCAATGACTCGTACAGGGACGAGCAGAATACAGACAAAGGCAGTAAATGATACATCCTATTGGAGGATGAGGTTGCATATGTTCTTGATGTTTGCCGGTAAAGCATTCAATCGAAGTCTGTCACACTAAACTTAGATTTGGAGGAGCAAATACGAAAATAGTAATtatatcaaaagaaaaggaaaagaaattaatGGGAAACCAATACAAAGAAAAGGTGAACACCATCACCCACGCCGTACGCCATCTTTCGGCACATCAGCCTTTGTGTGACTCATAGCACACCTCCCTATGATCATTGCAGCTAGTAGAGCTGCGAGTTACTGAAGAGGAgaacacagatatatatatatatatagaacaagCTGTAGCAAATGCGACGTCTAGGCTGTGCTACATCTCCATCATCAAAAGCAGTCGACAGGGAAGGGCCAAAAGAGCTCTTGGATCAGTGTGTTTTAGACGAATCATCCATCACCTGGTAAGCAGCAGGCAGTCTCGCTGTCCATTCGAAGCTTTTCAGGTAGAAGATGGTGGTAAGACCCCCCCACCTGCTGCTGCACATTGCTCGCCATCCAGGAATCATCATCACACCATGAGCTTTCCTCCGAGCTGCAGGTCATGCATCATCCTCTTCTGCTACACTCTGGTGGAGAAGCTGGGAATAGTTGAAGCACGCAAACAAATGTAATCCGGTGGAGAAGCTAGACGATGGAATCTGCGTCGGTCTGCAGTAAGGAGGTAATTTTAGAGTTACCGTGCTATCACATGCAAAATGAGTTGTGATATCATCTTTACTGCTCATGAGGTGACTCTTTTATGGTGGATTAATGAGCTCCAAATGAATTTTAACGTAGAAATTTTAGTTAATAGTTTCACCGTGTATAGCCCAATAAAAGGAAGAAAGATGCTAATAGTAAATCCAAAGCTACAGAAGCTAAAGAAACATACAACCCAAAGCAGCTAAACCGCTACCAATAAACAAGCCGTTACAGACAAACTATTACGGAAGTAGGAGTCCGACATATAGACTCGAACCGGAATCAGAAGGAAACCACGGGGGGCGCGGCCGCGGTGATGgggtcctcttccttcttccggcGCATCTCGAGGACCTTGCGGTGGCTGTTGGAGTGCATGTGGCTGACGAAAGTGGGGCTGCAAGCTGGTCGATACTCCGGGAGGAGGCGGCCGGACTTGAACCGGACGCCGCAGGCGTTGCACAGGGTCTTGGAGCCGAGGGGGCCGGCCCGCCACTGCGGCGTCTTCTGGGCACCGCAGTGGCTGCACCGCCGCTCGCCGATGGCGGCGGGTGCGGCGGACGGCGGGACCTTGGGCTTTCGGCCGCGCTTCTTCGGTGTCTGCTTCATGCGCGGCGGCGGGTGGTGGCCGTAAATGAGGAAGCTTTGGTCGAAGCCGCCAGCGGGCTGGTCGTGTATGAGGAGAGGGGAGGAGGATGAGGTAGAAGAGCAAGAGGCGGCGGAGGTGGTGGTACTGTTGTCGGCGGAGGAGAACGAGGAGGTGTCGGCGAAGGGGACAGGGCCGGATTTTGACCAGGCGGCGGTGGCGCTGCGCGAGCGCTTGCTCCGCTTGGCCTTCACTATGCCCATGGCTTCCGTAGAGAGGGCGCAGACGCTGGGGCCCAGAAGGAAGGGCCGTTGACATTGCGGTGCGGCGGTGCGGGGGTGCCGGTTCTCATGCCGGGCGAGGGGTGCAACCCCAGAGCACGGCGGGGGGAACTCCGTGATGGAGTCGTCTATGATGTAAGAAATCCATTCCAGCTCTTCAGCGTCATGCGCCTGCAGACGGCAAAACAGCAGCACTCAGAATGCATCAACAATCTGTCCCTCAATATAAAAATCCCAACTTTGAACCCTTCCGAAGGAGAAGACTCACTGGAAAGATATCTGaaagaggcggcggcggcggtagctCGAAGGAGAGAgccgaagaggaggaaggaggggaCGAATACGAGCTGCAGCGCTCCGGCTCCGTGTGCTGAGCTCCGGCTTCCGTTTCGAATTTCCCGCCCACTTCGGCTTCATCCGCTTTCATCTCGTCTTCCGCGAACTCTCCAAGGTTGAGGAGGTCGTCGACCGCGAAACCCTCGCCCAAATAGTTCCCCCGCTCGACAACCCAACATGCCTCTTCGCTCAAAACCCCTTGGTCCTGCAGCAGCTGCTGCGCTGCGTACATATTCTCCATCCTTAAACTAGGCTTCAGAGCTTCCATGTCGGTTCCCTCCTCTACCTGCAACCCACCAAACTTTCCTAAAACCTCCATTCTTAAACGCCGAAAAGAAGAATAAAACACGAGAGGTTCGGACTCTAGGATGAAATTTAGCAGAGAtggaaaataaaagaagaaagattCCATCTTTACCATCAATTCCAGCAAAGATGAGATTTTTATCATGTTTCCTCCGGTTTCAACCTACCTGAGAGGAGTGGGAGCAAGCGGAGGGCGGGACAGGCGCGGGCCGGGGAGCGCGAAGGGGCAGCGTATCGAAGGAACAAGGGCCGAAGAAGAGAGACGAGGCCGCCTCGAAGCTGGATGAACAAGGGATGAGCGTTCGGCGGTGCATTGAATGGCTGCCACAAGTCCGTGGGCGGAACCAGTGCCCTGTTCCTCCTCGTCCCCGTTTACCCTTTCTACTACTACTTTTCTCTCAGTTCAATGGCCAACTCAAAATTCCAGGACGCGCTTGCTTCTTTATGTTTCACCCGCTCTTGCCTCAGAAACTACTGCTAATTCTAATGTTCCTATTGGAATCCAGTGACGAGCGGTGAGACTTGATTCAAATGTGAACTGTAGTTCATCAAGATTAGCGTTCGATGTTCAATTCTACCCATCCTTCTGCATCTAAACCACGGGAGTGCCACTGCCAATGGTGGATTGGTGTCATCTCCGAACCGTGTATATTATTATCCGGACAAAATAGGAGAGAGAAGGAATCAAATGCGGAAGCGAAGAAGAAGGCCAGCGTTGCGCCCCGAGGCTGTCTTCATCCTTTCGAGCGTCTGCTGCGGTGATGGGACTCCATTCGTACTCCTGCAGCTCTTCATTACCCCTACCTTGTTCTTTTCCACCCCACCCCCCCATCCAGTAATTTTGTTCCAATTTCGAGGGCATCGTAGTAAGGACATCTCGTTTCTCCTTTTTGAAACTTCTAtacatgaattttcttttcttttttgaataaatCTCCTTCGATGACGCGTTTTGCTGGCGCGACGGCTGGCACTTTACTCGTCATATCGTTTTGACTCGGCTTTCCTCCAGTAATTTTACTCCATTGCCACTTCGCTTCGACGGAATTCCTCGTGGACGAGGGTCCTTTAGACGGGGCAGGCAGGTCATTTTGGATAAGAATGAGAATAACTTTGAACCGGGCGGCTTATGCCGAGTCAAACAAAGTGTCACGTGGTGGGCGGTCCGAGTCGATTTCGGAACCGGCGGCTCCATTTGGTCCACCCACGCCAGCGTCGACCCTCTCGAAGGACCGCAGGTGTTCGAAATTTAAACGTCATCAGCAGTAGGCTCACGTGTAGACACGTGCAGCGCCAGAAGATAATATtatcttattttattaatttagctAATAAATATGTTAATAAATTCTCGTAAAATCTTGAGTTTAAATTTCATCATTATCATTTATCTCTTATCTAAAAAACAAACCACGTTTTGAAGTTCATCCTGCAAAATGGGCTTATAGTTTATCACCAATCTTGATGCGCCAAGCATCATCAGCGTCGCATCCTACGTCCGGTGACGTCGTGACTGGAGACGTAGACTCCACGCAACAGCCAGACACGTGTCTAGTCCGTTTAGTTACCCCGAGCTCGGGCCGAGCGCGCGTCACGCGACCGTTGCCCGGGCAGGTGGACCAGACGCCGCCCAAATTAGTGGCAAAGTGGCCCAATTCACGTGAGGGGCGGTGGATATTAAAATTGAACCAAACCCTAAACAAATATTGGAAAAAGGATTCAGAGACCAAATCTCACATGCACCTCTTCCCAACCCCTTTTCACATGTTCCCTCGTGTCAAGCTTTTCGCAATCGATTAAAATAGTAGCATATATTTAAGAGAAGGATATATTTGatgattcacatatatatatatatatatatatatatatatatatatatatatatatatatatgtatgttaatTTTGAAATAGTTTGGAAAAAAAAATCCTCGTAATATATAATATGTACAACGCCTAAATATAATCCGAAGGTTTGTGGACATGGAGCCTCTGCGCGGATCCAGATACCCGGAGCCGGGATCCGAAATATAACGGGTTTCGGATTCGGATCCGTTGGATGGTCGTTCAAATCCCACTCCGGGTCCAGTATCAAAATTATCCTCAGGCGCCGGCCTAGGGATTCCTCGCAACGCGCTCGGCGTCTTACCTTGCGCATCGCCGCCTCCCCTGGTCCTTCGGCATCAGCGCCAGGCCGTCAACTTCAGAAGCAGCCTCCCCTAGGTGCTTACTCTCCCTCTTCCAGCGCCGCTTTCGCCGTCGATGCCAAAGCGTATGCCTTTTGTTCGTCTTTGAAATCTCATTCTAGGACTTCTGTTACAGCAATTGGCAGATATGGTCGTGTCTTGTTTGTCTTCTAATCCGTCGAGGATTTCCTGTTGCGTGACGCCTATAAGAGCATCAAATTCCTTTTGTCGGTCAGCTTCACCATTGCCCTGCAATCTAAGATTTAAAGACAGGATTACACTTTTGTCCTCCAAGGACAGGTAATGCATGAATGATTTTCTATTTTTTGGGAGCCATTAATTTCAATTATTCGAGTAGATTTCTTAAAGATGCCATCTTTTGCGCCAGCAAGTATGGAACTTCTCTAACTCAAGTGTACATTTTGAGAAGGCCTCGCATAACCAAAAAATTGGTGCATGCATCTTTTGGTGATATGGCTGAAGATTCACCTTGTAAGATGTCTTTACCTTTCTTCCTTTGTTGCTTTACGGTTCCTTTTTGGCTTGAATTCGACATGTGGGAATATGTCATGAGTAATGCAGAAATCATTATGCTTGTCCTAAGTAGGCTTGTCTATTCTATCATGAATAGCTTGATATTTTTAATTTGTAATTCTTACTTTGTGAACATGAATTCCACATGGTGGCAGCATATTGCGAGTGACGCAGAAAACATCCAGCTTCTCATAAATGGTATCTTGTAATTGGTAGCCTTCCTGAATCTTTATGACTTTATCTGCTTAATTGTGAGTAGCTTTATGTGTGCTATCTTGTAATTGTTACTGTGTTGAAACAGTGTTAGATAACTGCTCTAACGCATTATCTGCTGTAGGATGATTTAACCAGCTGTGATTGTTCCATTTTATGCAAGTGTTGCCTAGTTTCCAATATGACTATATTGGACTATGTGGATATTTCATCGTTTTAAACACTACTATCAATCCTCTGTTCAATATGTAGTAGCTCGATTTTATTGAAGTAGTTAGGTTGCCTAGTTTCCAACGTGAACGTTATGGACAAGCCACAACAATGTGGATATTTGATTTGTTAACACCAGTATCAATCCCTTGGTCAGTATCTAGCATTGATAAAATAGGTGTGTAAAGCTTATTTTCCTTCCTAAAGCTTTCAAAGAAAGGAGACATTTGTAGCTGATATGGACTGTGAGAACCTGGTGCCAGAAGTATAAATCATAGATTTGTGGTCTATTATCTTG
Protein-coding regions in this window:
- the LOC103985001 gene encoding GATA transcription factor 6; this encodes MHRRTLIPCSSSFEAASSLFFGPCSFDTLPLRAPRPAPVPPSACSHSSQVEEGTDMEALKPSLRMENMYAAQQLLQDQGVLSEEACWVVERGNYLGEGFAVDDLLNLGEFAEDEMKADEAEVGGKFETEAGAQHTEPERCSSYSSPPSSSSALSFELPPPPPLSDIFPAHDAEELEWISYIIDDSITEFPPPCSGVAPLARHENRHPRTAAPQCQRPFLLGPSVCALSTEAMGIVKAKRSKRSRSATAAWSKSGPVPFADTSSFSSADNSTTTSAASCSSTSSSSPLLIHDQPAGGFDQSFLIYGHHPPPRMKQTPKKRGRKPKVPPSAAPAAIGERRCSHCGAQKTPQWRAGPLGSKTLCNACGVRFKSGRLLPEYRPACSPTFVSHMHSNSHRKVLEMRRKKEEDPITAAAPPVVSF